One window from the genome of Dolosigranulum savutiense encodes:
- a CDS encoding ABC transporter ATP-binding protein yields MPASAQHKRRRKAHNFWGTVLRLLQYMFKRAWGLSFAVLMSAGAIILGAIAPSYLGRATDEVYRAIQEAHELRATGEVLDGIPINFDLIKEIILTLIILYVIQAILRFFQSFILARSSQRTVYHLRKDLKQKISELPIEYFDTHGNGDIMSRAVNDVDQIANTLQQSLIQLMNGVIMFVGVLVIMYMVNWILATVVVVTTPISALLIYYIAPKSQRQFSNQQRELGKLTDQVEEAYSGHTIIKTYNKEEDEIDKFLERSAKLNEASWKAQFLAGTMMPLVSFARDIGYFGIGIIGGWGVINGTISIGHVQAFMDYVNQFAQPVRFFAQLSNTVQVTIASAERIFEIIDEDAMNDEVAHVENKPNSPYKVEFDGVQFGYGDEPEDSLLMTDFNLQVHPGEMVAIVGPTGAGKSTLINLLERFYDVSGGGIYLEGTDIRNIPREQLRERFSMVLQDTWLFNGTIWENIAYGNDDKADDDEAILEASKAARVDSFVRRLPHGYETIINEEGSNLSQGQRQLITIARAFLADPEILILDEATSSVDTRTETLIQEAMNNILAERTSFVIAHRLSTIQDADKIIVMNQGDVIETGTHDELLAQDGFYAGLYNAQFSNIDEAADNLGWNS; encoded by the coding sequence ATGCCAGCATCTGCCCAACATAAGCGCCGACGAAAAGCCCATAACTTCTGGGGAACGGTTCTGCGTTTGTTGCAATATATGTTCAAACGTGCATGGGGGTTGTCCTTTGCGGTTCTCATGTCAGCTGGGGCCATTATTCTAGGAGCAATCGCCCCGAGTTACTTAGGACGCGCCACTGATGAAGTCTACCGTGCGATTCAAGAAGCCCATGAATTACGAGCAACTGGCGAAGTATTGGATGGCATTCCGATTAACTTTGACTTGATTAAAGAGATCATTCTAACCTTGATTATTCTCTACGTTATTCAAGCCATATTACGCTTCTTCCAGAGTTTCATTCTAGCGCGAAGTTCACAACGCACGGTCTATCACCTACGTAAGGACCTCAAGCAAAAAATCAGTGAACTGCCGATTGAATACTTCGATACACACGGGAACGGTGATATTATGTCACGAGCCGTCAATGATGTGGACCAAATTGCCAACACCTTGCAACAATCCTTAATTCAGTTGATGAATGGAGTGATTATGTTTGTTGGAGTCCTAGTCATTATGTATATGGTGAACTGGATTTTGGCGACGGTTGTAGTGGTGACGACTCCGATCAGTGCGCTGTTAATTTACTACATTGCCCCTAAATCCCAACGTCAATTTTCTAATCAACAGCGTGAATTGGGGAAATTGACCGATCAAGTGGAAGAAGCCTACTCGGGACATACAATTATTAAGACGTATAACAAGGAAGAGGATGAAATCGATAAGTTCCTCGAGCGCAGTGCTAAGCTGAATGAAGCCTCGTGGAAAGCGCAGTTCTTAGCCGGAACAATGATGCCATTAGTGAGTTTTGCCCGCGATATTGGGTACTTCGGTATTGGTATTATCGGTGGATGGGGAGTGATTAACGGGACAATTTCGATCGGGCATGTGCAAGCGTTCATGGATTACGTGAACCAATTCGCCCAACCCGTGCGATTTTTTGCACAACTCTCGAATACTGTTCAAGTTACGATTGCCTCAGCCGAGCGAATCTTTGAGATTATCGATGAAGATGCGATGAATGATGAAGTCGCCCATGTTGAGAATAAGCCGAATTCGCCGTACAAAGTTGAGTTCGATGGCGTTCAGTTCGGCTATGGTGATGAACCGGAAGATTCACTGTTGATGACAGACTTCAACTTGCAAGTTCATCCCGGTGAGATGGTTGCGATTGTCGGTCCAACGGGTGCGGGTAAATCGACGCTGATTAACTTGTTGGAACGCTTCTACGATGTGAGTGGCGGTGGGATTTACTTAGAAGGCACCGACATTCGTAATATTCCGCGTGAGCAATTACGCGAGCGCTTCTCGATGGTACTGCAGGATACGTGGCTGTTTAACGGCACGATCTGGGAGAACATCGCTTACGGGAATGATGATAAGGCTGACGATGATGAAGCGATTCTGGAAGCGTCGAAAGCCGCCCGTGTTGACAGTTTCGTGCGCCGACTTCCTCATGGATATGAGACCATTATTAACGAAGAAGGCAGTAACTTATCGCAAGGTCAACGCCAGCTCATTACGATTGCCCGAGCGTTCCTAGCTGATCCTGAGATATTAATTCTGGATGAAGCGACCTCCAGTGTCGATACACGAACCGAAACCTTGATCCAAGAAGCGATGAATAACATCTTAGCTGAACGAACCAGTTTCGTCATTGCTCACCGCTTGAGTACGATTCAAGATGCCGATAAGATTATTGTGATGAATCAAGGAGACGTTATCGAAACGGGCACCCACGATGAATTATTAGCTCAAGACGGCTTCTACGCTGGCTTGTACAACGCCCAATTCTCCAACATCGATGAAGCTGCCGATAACCTCGGTTGGAATAGTTAA
- a CDS encoding AI-2E family transporter gives MEKKSVFEQLTAHKVIVYMFGFLLLLLNLFMLSVMPGLLYPVRVITSIIGPPLVIATIFFYLFNPIITWLQKRGVARSMGVLILFLAILGIIVISVFYIFPIIQGQVASIIVVLPRYFNELIEIIDPLIQTSDFREMYQQIQNSNIVQTITEQGTNVLNATLSGVGSFVNIITQAVFIIFTVPFILYFLLVSPEKVPNNIIRIVPTRWRQTVSSFLTRVHEQLSIYVRGQLMVAFFVGLSFLVGFAIIGLDFYIVLAIIGGILNLVPYLGSITATLLALIIGFFQAPIMVVYVLIVISLESLVENRIIQPFILGNQLNIHPITILFIMLTAGKMMGVMGLLLGIPIYAILKIMFHMIFDYIREHTELYPAEERPSNRSEKVLIDTTSEEK, from the coding sequence ATGGAGAAAAAATCAGTGTTCGAACAACTAACTGCCCATAAAGTCATTGTCTATATGTTTGGCTTTTTATTATTACTATTAAACCTATTTATGCTGTCGGTGATGCCGGGGTTATTATATCCAGTGCGGGTCATTACAAGTATTATTGGCCCACCCCTAGTTATCGCTACGATTTTCTTTTACCTGTTTAATCCGATTATTACTTGGTTACAAAAGCGAGGAGTAGCCCGATCGATGGGCGTTTTAATTTTATTTCTGGCTATTTTAGGAATTATCGTTATTTCAGTATTTTATATTTTTCCGATTATTCAAGGACAAGTAGCATCCATTATTGTCGTCTTACCGCGCTATTTTAATGAGTTAATTGAAATTATCGATCCACTCATTCAGACAAGTGACTTCCGGGAAATGTACCAACAAATCCAAAATTCAAATATTGTCCAAACCATAACTGAACAAGGAACGAATGTGCTGAATGCCACGCTTAGCGGTGTCGGCAGCTTCGTCAATATTATTACGCAAGCGGTCTTTATCATCTTTACCGTGCCGTTTATTTTGTATTTCTTGTTAGTCTCTCCAGAAAAAGTGCCGAATAATATCATCCGGATTGTACCTACCCGTTGGCGTCAAACGGTCTCTAGTTTTTTAACACGGGTGCACGAGCAACTTAGTATTTATGTGCGTGGACAATTAATGGTAGCTTTTTTTGTCGGATTGTCATTTTTAGTAGGTTTTGCGATTATTGGATTGGATTTTTACATTGTTTTAGCTATTATCGGAGGCATCTTGAATTTAGTTCCTTATTTAGGATCAATTACTGCGACGCTGTTAGCACTTATTATCGGATTTTTCCAAGCGCCGATAATGGTTGTGTATGTGCTAATTGTGATTTCATTAGAATCGCTAGTTGAAAATCGTATTATCCAACCTTTCATCTTAGGGAACCAGTTGAATATTCATCCGATTACGATTTTATTCATTATGTTAACAGCAGGTAAGATGATGGGCGTAATGGGATTATTGCTCGGGATACCGATTTATGCTATTTTAAAAATTATGTTCCATATGATCTTCGATTATATTCGTGAGCATACAGAGCTATACCCGGCAGAAGAACGGCCATCTAATCGAAGTGAAAAAGTATTAATCGATACGACATCGGAAGAAAAGTAA
- a CDS encoding DNA replication initiation control protein YabA has translation MDKKDLYDTLMLLEEQAKGNVETLRAVRQQLSDLAEENQALKVENQHLRDRLNGNLIEEDGVIESDNPAGLTKSRLNLESIYDDGFHVCNHLYGQRRIDDESCAFCLDVIYGDRK, from the coding sequence ATGGATAAAAAAGACTTATACGATACATTAATGTTACTAGAAGAACAAGCTAAAGGAAATGTCGAGACCTTGCGTGCAGTTCGTCAACAGTTATCAGATTTAGCTGAAGAGAATCAGGCACTTAAAGTTGAAAATCAACATTTACGTGACCGATTAAATGGGAACTTAATTGAAGAAGATGGCGTTATTGAATCAGACAATCCGGCCGGCCTGACCAAATCGCGTCTAAACTTAGAGAGCATCTATGATGATGGGTTTCATGTGTGTAATCATCTGTATGGGCAACGCCGTATTGATGATGAGTCGTGTGCATTTTGTTTGGATGTCATTTATGGAGATCGTAAGTAA
- a CDS encoding GIY-YIG nuclease family protein translates to MADAHYFYVLLCQDTSLYGGYTTDLQRREQEHNNGTGAKYTRAQARRPVKLIYAECFKTRSEAMRAEALFKQQTRPQKNQYLANQGVHVPYDRRYRAVIIDKRGATDESTE, encoded by the coding sequence ATGGCTGATGCACATTATTTTTATGTCTTATTATGTCAAGATACATCGCTCTATGGAGGCTATACAACCGACTTACAGCGACGTGAACAGGAACATAATAATGGAACCGGTGCGAAGTATACCCGAGCCCAAGCAAGGCGACCGGTGAAGCTTATTTATGCTGAATGTTTCAAGACTAGAAGTGAGGCGATGCGGGCAGAGGCCTTATTTAAACAACAGACTCGCCCACAAAAGAACCAATACTTAGCCAATCAAGGGGTGCATGTGCCGTATGATCGGCGCTATCGGGCAGTGATTATAGATAAGAGGGGAGCAACGGATGAATCGACAGAGTAG
- a CDS encoding TetR/AcrR family transcriptional regulator, giving the protein MPTQTFFNLPKDKQERIIQGAMKEFSQLPFSEVSIAKIIQHADISRGSFYQYFEHKMDLYCYLIRRFKRNYHELMVAKFREHAGDFYAGYLAFSEYYIRAILESPKFGFFEQLYLNMNYQLNKQSIDILFENDKQEKLVDVVSVADLVVDQSEVEDVFEFLHKLLNQTIMEGFWQEWSIEQTNAQFKRQLDWLFDGLKNHSPQDKERE; this is encoded by the coding sequence GTGCCGACACAAACTTTTTTTAATTTACCCAAAGATAAACAAGAGCGTATTATACAAGGGGCGATGAAGGAATTCTCGCAGTTGCCGTTTAGTGAGGTGTCCATTGCGAAGATTATCCAGCATGCCGATATTTCGCGGGGGAGTTTTTACCAATATTTTGAACATAAGATGGATTTGTATTGTTATTTGATTCGGAGATTTAAGCGCAATTATCATGAATTGATGGTGGCGAAGTTCCGCGAGCATGCGGGTGACTTCTATGCGGGATACTTGGCGTTCAGTGAGTATTATATTCGGGCGATTTTGGAGAGTCCGAAGTTTGGTTTTTTCGAGCAGTTGTACTTAAATATGAATTACCAGTTGAACAAGCAGAGTATTGATATTTTGTTCGAAAATGATAAGCAAGAAAAATTAGTTGACGTGGTGAGTGTGGCTGATTTAGTGGTGGATCAGAGTGAGGTGGAAGATGTGTTTGAATTTTTACATAAGTTGTTGAATCAGACGATTATGGAGGGATTCTGGCAAGAATGGTCGATTGAGCAGACGAATGCGCAGTTCAAGCGGCAGTTAGATTGGCTGTTTGATGGGTTGAAGAATCATTCACCACAGGATAAGGAGAGGGAGTGA
- a CDS encoding helix-turn-helix domain-containing protein: MSKTYSYQFKLNIVQAYLDGPLGYRLLVKKYDVSSVRLIKNWVNQYQLYGEAGLKRKKTKKKYRLRFKLNVLNFKLETGASYKETANAFGIGEPSIIANWKRLFMEGGAQRLNKPIGRPPKMPKSSRSSNQKTTQPKQKTDQIARENAQLREENTLLKIELAYLKKLRERGLSDPREDNNQG; the protein is encoded by the coding sequence ATGTCCAAAACATATTCATATCAGTTTAAATTAAATATTGTTCAAGCATATCTCGATGGTCCATTAGGCTATCGTCTGCTGGTTAAAAAATATGATGTATCTAGCGTTCGACTTATTAAAAATTGGGTCAATCAGTATCAACTTTATGGGGAAGCTGGGCTAAAACGAAAGAAGACAAAGAAGAAATATAGGTTACGTTTCAAGCTCAATGTATTAAACTTTAAGCTAGAGACTGGCGCTTCCTATAAAGAGACGGCTAACGCCTTTGGCATAGGCGAACCCTCTATTATAGCGAATTGGAAACGGCTATTTATGGAAGGAGGCGCACAACGTCTAAATAAGCCAATAGGGAGGCCCCCAAAAATGCCTAAATCATCACGTTCTTCTAACCAGAAAACAACACAGCCAAAGCAAAAAACAGATCAAATAGCTCGTGAGAATGCACAATTACGAGAAGAAAATACTTTACTAAAGATTGAGTTAGCCTACTTAAAAAAGTTGAGAGAGCGGGGATTGAGCGACCCTCGCGAAGACAACAATCAAGGATAG
- a CDS encoding IS3 family transposase, whose translation MERPSRRQQSRIAFELTEDHFRLKDVLMVIDLPASTYHYYMAQKANNPKDYPLEQLIQKIFNDSNETYGYRRITLALRNLGYCVNHKRVQRLMQKLGIKCMKFFHKSRRYNSYKGKVGKVASNRVNRRFTTSIPLQKLVTDVTEFKCLKDEKLYLSPVMDLYNSEIIAFKIAKRPTLDIALEPLTEAISRIERHAPYRTTIHSDQGWHYQHRAWINCLKEHGIYQSMSRKGNCLDNSPMENFFGLLKQEMYYGQDKVPFNELKCRIENYIHFYNNDRIKVKLSGLSPVNYRKQATQSRA comes from the coding sequence ATTGAGCGACCCTCGCGAAGACAACAATCAAGGATAGCCTTTGAGCTAACTGAAGACCACTTTCGCTTAAAAGATGTCTTAATGGTTATTGATTTACCGGCATCAACATATCACTATTATATGGCCCAAAAAGCAAATAACCCAAAAGATTATCCGCTTGAACAGCTTATTCAAAAGATTTTTAACGATTCAAACGAGACATACGGTTATCGACGAATAACGCTTGCCTTAAGAAACCTGGGGTACTGTGTGAATCATAAACGCGTCCAACGTCTTATGCAGAAGCTCGGTATCAAATGTATGAAATTCTTCCATAAAAGTCGTCGTTATAATTCCTATAAAGGGAAAGTAGGGAAGGTAGCCAGCAATCGGGTAAATCGACGATTCACGACATCCATTCCACTTCAAAAACTGGTCACCGATGTCACAGAATTTAAGTGTCTCAAGGATGAAAAACTGTACCTAAGCCCGGTAATGGATTTATATAATAGCGAAATTATTGCCTTTAAGATCGCGAAACGTCCGACATTAGATATTGCCCTAGAGCCATTAACAGAGGCAATTTCTCGCATTGAACGTCATGCCCCTTATCGTACAACAATTCACAGTGATCAGGGATGGCATTATCAACACCGTGCATGGATCAATTGTTTAAAGGAGCACGGTATTTATCAAAGCATGTCTCGGAAAGGGAACTGCCTTGATAATTCACCGATGGAGAATTTCTTTGGGCTCTTAAAGCAAGAAATGTATTATGGTCAAGACAAAGTGCCTTTTAATGAGCTCAAGTGCAGAATCGAAAACTACATTCATTTCTACAATAATGATCGAATAAAAGTAAAATTGAGCGGCTTATCTCCGGTCAATTACCGGAAACAAGCCACTCAATCACGTGCTTAA
- the rsmI gene encoding 16S rRNA (cytidine(1402)-2'-O)-methyltransferase, with amino-acid sequence MNRQSSFKDETKLGKLYLVPTPIGNLDDMTFRAVDILHQVDLIAAEDTRHTQKLLNHFNIQTPQISFHEHNTQQRIPELIQKLLEGQSVAQVSDAGMPSISDPGRELTQAAIANHCAVVPLPGANAALTALVASGIAPQPFYFHGFLPRKSSEITAVLTELNQKTETLIFYESPYRVKNVLAIAEEVFGRAREVAVARELTKQYEEFIRGTIAEVSDFLSDNSQLIRGEFVLIFSGNDQPEKLEKSKEWENLSLKEHVEYIMKLEDIRDKWAIKKVASLRDLPKRDVYAAYHEI; translated from the coding sequence ATGAATCGACAGAGTAGCTTTAAAGATGAAACAAAATTGGGAAAGTTATATTTAGTGCCGACACCAATTGGAAACTTAGATGATATGACGTTCCGGGCAGTCGATATCCTGCACCAAGTGGATTTGATTGCAGCCGAAGATACGCGTCATACCCAAAAATTGCTCAACCACTTCAATATTCAAACCCCACAGATTAGCTTCCATGAACATAATACCCAACAGCGGATTCCAGAATTGATTCAGAAGTTGTTGGAGGGGCAGTCGGTTGCGCAAGTGAGCGACGCCGGGATGCCAAGTATTAGTGATCCGGGTCGAGAGTTGACGCAAGCGGCGATTGCTAATCACTGTGCGGTTGTGCCATTACCGGGGGCTAACGCCGCATTGACTGCGCTTGTGGCTAGCGGGATAGCGCCGCAACCATTTTATTTCCATGGTTTTTTACCACGCAAGTCGAGTGAGATAACAGCCGTATTAACAGAATTGAATCAAAAAACAGAGACGTTAATTTTTTATGAGTCTCCTTATCGTGTTAAAAATGTACTCGCTATTGCAGAAGAAGTCTTTGGCCGTGCGCGTGAAGTAGCAGTTGCTCGTGAGTTAACGAAGCAATATGAGGAATTTATAAGAGGGACGATTGCAGAAGTAAGCGACTTCTTATCCGATAACAGTCAACTCATCCGAGGCGAATTTGTCTTAATTTTTAGCGGGAATGATCAACCAGAAAAATTAGAAAAATCTAAAGAATGGGAAAATCTCTCGCTAAAAGAACATGTTGAGTATATAATGAAGCTAGAAGATATTCGTGATAAGTGGGCGATTAAAAAGGTTGCCAGCTTACGGGATTTACCGAAGCGCGACGTCTATGCAGCTTATCATGAGATTTAA
- a CDS encoding ABC transporter ATP-binding protein yields the protein MFQLFKEMNLKRVALAIFFAAFRVVGMLAIPTLTANIIDYGVVEGDMQYIVNQGLIMIGVTLLAIAGAIVGVYFTATESQRLGQTLRNKIFKKIVNFTNEDLDGFGTSSLITRSSNDTMQIQFVMYHMIYMLGLDPMLIIGASIMALIREPRLAAVFIITIPVLILAIGFILKKAHPIFRSLQKKTDVLNRIFREGLTGVRVVRAFKKDQYEIDRFDEANEDFMETSIKGQTVAAFFMPTLLLVGSATSILIIWFGAQLVGQEVMQVGNMVAFLTYASLIIVGIMLIASVLAFLPRGSIAAERVMEVIHTESTIEDVKEPVAIPDGPVQVTYDQVDFRYPGAEKLALDQIDFQIDTGETLAVIGGTGAGKSTLANLLVRMYDVTDGSVAVNGIDIREVRQRDLRHKIGFAPQDAVLFSGTIRDNLTYGKPDATDADIWEALEIAQGANFVRELEAGLDSKVEHGGGNFSGGQRQRLSIARALVTDADILVFDDSFSALDFKTDANLRAALKPVTEDKVVIIIAQRISTVADADTIVVLDDGRMVGRGTHEALKATNDVYQEIMNSQMKGEEL from the coding sequence ATGTTTCAATTATTTAAAGAAATGAATTTAAAACGTGTGGCACTGGCGATATTTTTTGCAGCTTTCCGCGTAGTTGGGATGCTAGCGATTCCGACACTGACGGCTAATATTATTGATTACGGTGTTGTTGAAGGAGATATGCAATATATTGTCAATCAAGGACTCATTATGATTGGAGTGACGCTATTGGCGATTGCGGGGGCGATTGTTGGGGTCTACTTTACCGCGACAGAGAGTCAGCGCTTAGGCCAAACCTTGCGTAACAAAATCTTTAAGAAGATTGTGAACTTTACCAATGAAGATTTGGATGGATTCGGGACGTCTTCGCTAATTACCCGGTCTAGCAATGATACGATGCAGATTCAATTTGTGATGTATCACATGATTTACATGCTGGGGTTGGATCCGATGTTAATTATTGGTGCTTCAATTATGGCGCTCATTCGTGAACCGCGCTTAGCGGCAGTCTTTATCATCACAATTCCGGTGCTTATTCTTGCGATTGGCTTTATTCTGAAAAAAGCTCATCCAATTTTCCGGTCCCTGCAGAAGAAGACAGATGTATTGAACCGTATTTTCCGCGAAGGATTGACCGGGGTTCGGGTTGTGCGAGCCTTTAAGAAGGATCAATACGAGATTGACCGCTTCGACGAGGCGAATGAAGACTTTATGGAGACGTCGATTAAGGGACAAACGGTGGCGGCCTTTTTTATGCCAACATTGCTCTTAGTGGGGAGTGCGACGAGTATTTTAATTATATGGTTCGGAGCGCAATTAGTAGGTCAAGAAGTCATGCAAGTTGGGAATATGGTGGCGTTCTTAACCTATGCGTCTCTTATTATTGTCGGTATTATGCTGATTGCAAGTGTCTTGGCCTTCTTACCGCGTGGGAGTATTGCTGCTGAGCGGGTGATGGAAGTTATTCATACGGAGTCTACCATTGAAGATGTGAAGGAGCCGGTCGCCATTCCTGACGGGCCAGTCCAAGTGACTTATGATCAAGTCGACTTCCGTTATCCGGGAGCGGAGAAGTTAGCGCTTGACCAGATTGACTTCCAGATTGATACGGGGGAAACTCTGGCCGTTATCGGTGGAACAGGAGCTGGGAAAAGTACGTTAGCCAACTTGTTGGTCAGAATGTATGATGTGACAGATGGATCGGTGGCTGTGAACGGTATTGATATTCGAGAAGTTCGTCAGCGTGATTTGCGCCATAAAATTGGCTTTGCACCCCAAGATGCAGTCTTATTCTCCGGTACCATTCGCGACAACTTAACATACGGGAAGCCCGATGCAACGGATGCCGATATCTGGGAAGCCTTGGAGATTGCCCAAGGAGCTAACTTTGTCCGTGAATTAGAAGCTGGTTTGGACAGCAAAGTCGAACATGGTGGCGGGAACTTCTCTGGTGGACAGCGCCAACGATTAAGTATTGCCCGTGCGTTAGTGACCGATGCGGATATTTTGGTCTTCGATGATTCCTTCTCTGCCTTGGACTTCAAGACAGATGCCAACTTGCGAGCTGCCTTGAAGCCTGTGACTGAAGATAAGGTCGTTATTATTATTGCCCAGCGTATCAGTACGGTAGCGGATGCCGATACGATTGTTGTCTTAGATGATGGACGCATGGTTGGTCGTGGCACACACGAAGCATTAAAAGCGACCAATGATGTTTACCAAGAGATTATGAATTCACAGATGAAAGGAGAGGAATTATAA
- a CDS encoding tRNA1(Val) (adenine(37)-N6)-methyltransferase, with translation MLRDDERLDTLGRDDLRIIQSSSVFSYSTDALVLGDFARVPQSTRAKVLDLCAGTGAVTMLLSEQTNAQIIGVELQERLVDMAQRSVSLNKLDDQVQIMQGDVARLSGIFSYDTIDAIVCNPPYFKVDEAKISPNPHLAIARHELHLELSVLIQEVSRLLKMKGTFFMVYRPERFLELLDELQAHQLVPKRIRFVYPKPNRQATILLVEAIKQGSAAGFAVDSPLYVMDEVGNYTPEMRAIIHG, from the coding sequence ATGTTAAGAGATGATGAGCGGTTAGACACATTGGGACGAGACGACTTGCGTATTATCCAAAGTTCGTCTGTCTTTTCATATTCAACAGATGCCTTAGTGTTAGGCGATTTTGCGCGCGTGCCTCAGAGTACTCGGGCGAAGGTGTTAGATTTGTGTGCGGGAACGGGGGCTGTGACCATGCTGTTGTCTGAGCAGACGAATGCTCAAATTATTGGCGTGGAATTGCAGGAACGTTTGGTGGATATGGCGCAACGGAGTGTCAGCTTGAATAAGTTAGATGATCAAGTACAGATTATGCAAGGAGATGTTGCTCGTTTGTCGGGGATCTTCTCCTATGATACGATCGATGCCATTGTTTGCAATCCACCTTATTTCAAGGTGGATGAGGCTAAAATAAGTCCCAATCCACATTTGGCCATTGCACGCCATGAACTTCATTTGGAGCTGTCGGTGTTAATACAGGAAGTTAGTCGCTTGTTGAAGATGAAAGGGACTTTTTTTATGGTCTATCGTCCGGAACGATTTTTGGAGTTGTTAGACGAGTTGCAGGCACATCAATTGGTGCCGAAGCGCATTCGTTTTGTCTATCCTAAGCCGAACCGCCAAGCAACAATTTTGTTAGTTGAAGCCATTAAGCAAGGGAGTGCAGCTGGTTTTGCGGTGGATTCACCACTCTATGTGATGGATGAAGTAGGCAACTACACCCCCGAAATGCGAGCGATTATTCATGGCTGA
- a CDS encoding lactonase family protein, translated as MTIHLLLGTYTRATSQGLYMIDFDQQSTTLDNLQLIDDIGSPTYVTTGYSGNVIFTIVNENGQGGVGALVKQADGSYQLQDQVLEDGPAPCYVAFDQKRELLYEANYHTGALSIYQATADGQLTLTERIQHSGSSIHKNQDGPHAHYFDLDTAGEFVLSCDLGTDEVSTYRISETGKATEISTLSVKPGTGPRHLTFHPNGKYVYIFGELSSEILVGTYDQASGEIELIQTLSTLPGDFNGESSGAAIRISNDGQFLYASNRGHDSIVVYHIQADFTLEAIQWAETHGQNPRDFNFTPDEQFIICGHQHTDTLSLFQRDVSSGKLSLLSTDTIAPEVVCVTPL; from the coding sequence ATGACCATACACTTACTGCTCGGCACATACACACGAGCGACTAGCCAAGGACTGTACATGATTGACTTTGATCAACAGTCAACTACGCTAGATAATTTACAATTAATTGACGACATCGGTAGTCCCACTTACGTTACCACAGGCTATTCTGGCAATGTAATCTTTACTATCGTGAACGAAAATGGTCAAGGAGGGGTCGGTGCTTTAGTCAAACAAGCTGACGGCTCTTACCAACTGCAAGACCAAGTACTAGAAGACGGGCCAGCTCCTTGTTATGTCGCCTTCGATCAAAAACGCGAGCTCTTATATGAAGCTAATTATCATACGGGAGCACTTAGCATCTACCAAGCGACGGCGGACGGACAATTAACCTTAACTGAGCGCATCCAACATTCGGGTAGCTCGATCCATAAAAATCAAGACGGACCACATGCGCATTACTTCGATCTCGACACTGCTGGAGAATTTGTCCTATCTTGTGATCTTGGAACTGATGAGGTAAGTACTTACCGAATATCCGAGACAGGAAAAGCCACCGAAATTAGTACACTCTCTGTAAAACCGGGGACTGGTCCTCGCCACTTAACTTTTCATCCGAATGGGAAATATGTGTATATCTTTGGCGAGTTAAGTAGTGAGATTTTAGTGGGCACGTATGATCAAGCAAGTGGGGAAATCGAGCTAATTCAGACCCTCTCTACCTTGCCCGGAGATTTCAACGGTGAAAGCAGCGGTGCGGCCATTCGCATCTCCAACGACGGACAATTCCTCTATGCCTCAAATCGTGGGCATGATTCGATTGTGGTCTATCACATTCAAGCTGACTTCACCTTAGAAGCGATTCAATGGGCAGAGACACATGGTCAGAACCCACGTGACTTCAACTTCACTCCGGATGAACAGTTTATCATTTGTGGACATCAGCATACTGATACACTCAGCTTATTCCAGCGTGATGTGTCATCAGGTAAGCTTAGCTTACTCTCCACTGATACGATTGCACCGGAAGTTGTCTGCGTAACACCACTTTAA